A single window of Oreochromis aureus strain Israel breed Guangdong linkage group 5, ZZ_aureus, whole genome shotgun sequence DNA harbors:
- the smug1 gene encoding single-strand-selective monofunctional uracil-DNA glycosylase 1, giving the protein MFNENSSANEAGEVACGDGEEDVPVCESKERGFKPAHETPSARFLQAELELNAHLRGLRFSDPVRYIYNPLEYAWDTHRCYVEKYCQAGQKILFLGMNPGPFGMAQTGVPFGEVKSVVDWLKITGEVSRPQNEHPKRRITGLACTQSEVSGARFWGFFRKLCGDPVVFFQHCFVHNLCPLIFMSDSGKNLTPPELPAAEREALLRLCDIALCQVVEALNVSMVIGVGKVAEQRARRALSAAGVNVRVEGIMHPSPRNPLANKGWEDVAKAKLHELGVLSLLSKTCANQS; this is encoded by the exons atgttcaatGAAAACTCTTCTGCGAATGAAGCCGGTGAAGTCGCTTGTGGAGACGGAGAAGAGGACGTGCCCGTCTGTGAATCAAAGGAGCGGGGCTTTAAACCTGCTCATGAGACCCCCTCTGCCAGGTTTCTGCAGGCTGAACTGGAGCTGAACGCTCACCTCCGTGGCCTCCGCTTCAGCGACCCTGTCCGGTACATCTACAACCCGCTGGAGTATGCTTGGGACACCCACCGCTGCTATGTGGAGAAGTACTGTCAGGCCGGACAAAAGATCCTGTTTTTGGGGATGAATCCCGGACCTTTCGGAATGGCTCAGACAGGG GTCCCGTTTGGTGAGGTGAAGTCAGTTGTCGACTGGCTGAAGATCACGGGGGAGGTTAGCCGCCCACAAAATGAGCACCCAAAGAGACGGATCACGGGGCTCGCCTGCACTCAGAGCGAAGTGAGCGGCGCTCGTTTTTGGGGTTTCTTCAGAAAATTGTGCGGTGACCCGGTGGTCTTCTTCCAGCACTGCTTTGTGCACAACCTGTGCCCGTTAATCTTCATGAGCGACAGCGGGAAGAATTTAACACCCCCTGAGCTGCCAGCAGCTGAACGGGAGGCCCTGCTGCGCCTGTGTGACATTGCACTGTGCCAGGTGGTGGAGGCACTGAACGTCTCCATGGTGATTGGCGTAGGAAAGGTGGCAGAGCAACGGGCACGGCGGGCTCTGTCTGCTGCAGGTGTCAACGTGCGTGTTGAGGGCATCATGCATCCATCACCCAGGAACCCACTGGCTAATAAGGGCTGGGAGGATGTAGCTAAAGCCAAACTGCATGAACTTGGTGTTCTATCCCTTTTAAGTAAAACTTGCGCCAATCAGTCATGA